In Pseudofrankia saprophytica, one genomic interval encodes:
- a CDS encoding diguanylate cyclase domain-containing protein gives MVGLRVGSAAPGLQRPEGRLERPSRLFSRAVWGYALLTGLVVAFATLLSPGPALIAGMFVTLAAEVALAVACLWSARRARAGDRRWRWLIGVLAIAMAGTNLITTATLLSGGSLAARNSSAYLFLDVFYGLALAGLLCLPTYPVESRGGRSRGPRRWHAIIILDCALIVGSVVLMEWGTMLRTIADAHSPSGTVVVFSLIQQVASLILAVAVLLIASFRRPTSPSTLALLGAGLLIYGLTTSTFVYRQAQGHQDLPAWSLIPFTASILLMALAALVPDRYTVDPEDPPPRRPRAMWAHAVLPYVVLASAGLLIFGRLAAGAPLDRVETYGMVLLLVLALTRQMFTIAENTRLLATVQERESQLHYQAFHDSLTGLANRALFTRRLQQAINQTAGTDRGPTGPSNPITVLFVDLDHFKRVNDTLGHAAGDELLRISAARLREGIRASDTVARLGGDEFAVILDGAGSEDPYRVAERLATRMQAPCQLAGRTYTPHASLGLVTLDRDQRPTSPDALLHQADLAMYAAKRGRAGRLVAYHPDLVQGFSRPE, from the coding sequence ATGGTTGGGCTTCGCGTCGGGAGCGCGGCACCAGGCCTCCAGCGCCCTGAAGGCCGCTTGGAACGCCCGTCGCGGCTGTTCTCGCGCGCGGTGTGGGGCTACGCGCTCCTGACCGGGCTGGTGGTCGCGTTCGCGACGCTACTCAGTCCCGGGCCCGCGCTGATCGCGGGGATGTTCGTGACCCTCGCCGCCGAGGTGGCCCTCGCGGTGGCCTGCCTGTGGAGCGCGCGGCGCGCCCGTGCCGGCGACCGGCGATGGCGATGGCTCATTGGCGTGCTGGCGATCGCCATGGCAGGAACCAACCTCATCACCACAGCGACGTTACTCAGCGGCGGCTCGCTCGCTGCCCGCAACTCGTCGGCGTATCTATTCCTTGACGTGTTCTACGGGCTCGCTCTGGCGGGCCTGCTCTGCCTGCCCACCTACCCCGTCGAGAGCAGAGGTGGCCGCAGCCGTGGTCCGCGTCGCTGGCACGCGATCATCATCCTGGACTGTGCGCTGATCGTCGGCTCCGTCGTCCTCATGGAGTGGGGGACGATGCTGCGCACGATCGCCGACGCGCACTCGCCGAGCGGCACGGTGGTGGTGTTTTCCCTGATCCAGCAGGTGGCGTCACTGATACTCGCGGTGGCCGTCCTGCTGATCGCGAGCTTCCGCCGCCCGACGTCCCCGTCCACGCTGGCCTTGCTCGGGGCGGGCCTGTTGATCTACGGGCTCACCACCAGCACCTTCGTCTACCGTCAGGCCCAGGGCCACCAGGACCTCCCTGCCTGGAGCCTGATCCCCTTCACCGCATCGATCCTGCTGATGGCGCTCGCCGCGCTCGTGCCTGATCGCTACACGGTGGACCCGGAGGACCCGCCACCGCGGCGCCCGCGGGCCATGTGGGCGCACGCCGTGCTGCCCTATGTGGTACTCGCGTCCGCAGGCCTGTTGATCTTCGGCAGGCTGGCGGCCGGCGCGCCACTCGACCGGGTCGAGACCTACGGCATGGTCCTGTTGCTGGTGCTCGCGCTCACGCGACAGATGTTCACCATCGCCGAGAACACCCGCCTGCTAGCCACAGTTCAGGAGCGGGAGAGCCAGCTGCACTACCAGGCGTTTCACGACTCGCTGACCGGTCTGGCGAACCGGGCCCTGTTCACCCGGCGGCTGCAGCAGGCAATCAACCAGACGGCCGGCACCGACCGCGGGCCCACCGGCCCGTCGAACCCCATCACCGTCCTGTTCGTGGATCTCGACCACTTCAAACGGGTCAACGACACACTCGGCCACGCCGCAGGTGACGAGCTCCTGAGGATCAGCGCGGCGCGGCTACGGGAAGGAATCCGCGCCAGCGACACGGTCGCCCGCCTGGGCGGCGACGAGTTCGCCGTCATCCTCGACGGCGCCGGCTCCGAAGACCCGTACCGCGTCGCCGAACGCCTCGCGACCCGTATGCAGGCACCCTGCCAGCTCGCCGGCCGGACCTACACCCCCCACGCCAGCCTCGGACTGGTCACCCTCGACCGCGACCAGCGGCCAACCAGCCCCGACGCGCTGCTTCACCAGGCCGACCTGGCGATGTACGCGGCGAAACGCGGACGAGCGGGCAGACTTGTCGCCTACCACCCCGACCTGGTGCAGGGATTCTCAAGGCCGGAGTAG